The Candidatus Neomarinimicrobiota bacterium region TAACTCCATCTACCTCAATTACCAGCTTCAGTTTATTGCAAAAAAAATCGACTATATAATGACCGATGGGTCTCTGCCGATGAAAATCATAACCTAACATTTTCTTCCCTTTTATCTCATTCCAGAGAAGTACTTCGGCTAAAGTGGATTCTTTGCGGAGCTTTGCAGATAAATTCTTTAGTTTTGGATTGTATTGTATCTTCACTTATTCAGTTACACACCCCGTCCGCCAGCTGGCGGACACCCCTCTTATTAGAGGGGAATATAAGGACTTTTTGTTTTTTATGAAAGTACCCAATCAAT contains the following coding sequences:
- a CDS encoding endonuclease domain-containing protein — protein: MKIQYNPKLKNLSAKLRKESTLAEVLLWNEIKGKKMLGYDFHRQRPIGHYIVDFFCNKLKLVIEVDGVTHNYKLEEDKKRHVKLESMTLKVLRYQDSEVRNNLEGVLISIKEWIRENEDSS